The Ailuropoda melanoleuca isolate Jingjing chromosome 4, ASM200744v2, whole genome shotgun sequence region aattggctgggaggaggaaagaaatgtgGGTTGTTCCAGATCCTAGAATTGGAATTGTGGATTTTCAGGAAAGTGTCAGTAGCTAACAAGCAAGGGTTTGTCTATCCCTACCCTGGGAGGGAATGATCTAAGACTGGGAGTATCATCATTGAGGCAAAGCTGAAAATGACGTTCAGAGGGCTGTATTCTTGGCTTAAAAAAGTCAAATGGGAATGCATGCAAATTAGACTCTGTCTGTGTGATATAAACAAACTATTCACCATAGTATCAGCCACTCAAATTacagctgaaaaataaaacaaattacagccaaaaaagaaaacattttaacgCTTTGTGGACCTGTAACTTAGGCATTATTGTTAGAGTATCATTTAGTTGAGACACCAGAATTCATAGTcagattcacattttaaaatgggattttgtTTTTGACTTCATCTAGCATGTGTCTGTGAAAACTACAAACTGACCACAAACTGCTCCTTGAACACATATGGTCAGTGCGAGTGTACTTCGCTTGGCACACAGAATTCTGTCATCTGCTCAAAACGTGAGTAGAATATTTCATTGCCTTTAACTTTCTTCTTTAACTAATGTGTCTCGAGTCGGGAAGCATTTTTTGGGCTCAAATTTGAATCATGTTATTTTGTCAATTACCTCATAGCTGAAGCTTCTTGAAATTTAGAAAGTGAACGTGGGAACATGTAAGTCTGCAGTAATCTTTGGCTCTGGGAGTTTGGagttaaaagtttttttcctaaagcatAAAACTGCAGTTACTTTTCAGTGTGACATTAAGCTTTCTTTTCAGTGGCAACCAAATGTTTGGTGATGAAGGCCGAAATGACCAGCTCAAAGTCTGGGAGAAGAGTGAAACCTGAGGGGGCTTTCCAGAATAATGATGGGCTTTATGATCCCGACTGTGATGAGAAGGGGCTCTTTAAAGCCAAGCAGTGCAATGGCACCGCCACATGCTGGTGTGTGAACACTGCGGGGGTCCGAAGAACGGATAAAGATGCCGAAATAACCTGCACCGAACGAGTGAGGACCTAGTGAGTTGGGCTGCCCTTATTCCTTGTTGTTCATGCTTTTCAGATTTgtttaagtaaatttattttggaatatataATATGATTTGGTGATTTAGAattcaaaaaagaggaaaaagagtgcAAAGTTTCCgttttatcccccccccccgcagctaCCCAGTTTACCTCCACAGAACTGATGTCACCAGTTTGTTATAGAACCTTCCAGAGATATTTTATGAATTCACTAGcaatatgtttttcttatttaaaatttttttccttgtggtagCATACTAAATATagttttcctcttctatttttacttAACACTGGTCAGATTTTAAAGTTGGATTAGTGTTAAATGTATGTGAAAAATTTAAGTTGTTAATATATTTGCTCgtttattgtgttttaaaatgaggtatgggggcccctgggtggctcagtggttaagtgtctgccttcggctcagggcgtgatcccggcattctgggatggagccccacatcgggctcccccgctgggagcctgctgcttcctctctcgctccccctgcttgtgttccctctctcgctgcctgtctctctctgtcaaataaataaataaaatcttaaaaaaaaaaaaagtaaaatgaggtatggttactcctgaaaccagtattgcactgtatgttaactaactagaatttaaataaaagttaaagtaataaaataaagccGAGGTATGGTTGCCTCAGATTTATACAGTAAAAAGGAGCAGAAACACACTCAAGCTAGCTTAAGCAAAAGAGGTTTTATTAGAAGTGACTAGAGCTGGAAAGTTATCCAGACCAAGGCAGGCACTCTCTCCTTTGGTCTTCCGGAGCTTCACGGTCACTTTTCTCTGCTGCTCTCAGTGCCTTTTGTCTCTTCCCTTGAGTGTAGCCCAGCACGACCAGCGAGGCCTTGGTTTTACGTGGCCTTGAGTATGGTGGCCCAAGGCCAGAGGTTGACCTGTTCGAAAGGGTGTTTTCTCCTGGATGAGTGCTTTATGAGCAATGTGTGGGAGCCGAGGAGGATTGGAAGTGCAAATCTATTACATAAATCCTTTTCTGTTGATTGTACTGTAGTTCCACTTGGGAATTTTGCTATTAGCTTATTAGGAAAATACTACAAAAGGCTGAGTTGTTATAGTCAATCATTAAATACTGTCTTTTTACTTTACAGCTGGATCATCATTGAACTAAAGcacaaaacaagagaaacacCTTATGATATGGAAAGTTTGAAAACGTACGTACTGTTAAGGTCATTATATTTGCACAGTTGGTACTCAGGTCTTCATTCTAATTcattagaaaaactaaaacaagtcttaatgcttctttatatttatgaaaaaatgagATACTATAATGTTTTaaccttattttgaaatagagTTGCAAGAATAGGACAGATTTCCTGTAGTACTCTTCCACCAATGAACATTTTGccccattttctacttttttttttatttttagttttaaagatttttaaaaatttatttatttgacagagacaggcagcgagagagggaacacaagcagggggagtgggagaggaagaagcaggctcatagtggaggagcctgatgtgggtctcgatcccagaacgctgggatcacgccctgagccgaaggcagacgcttaacaactgcgccacccaggcgcccctttgcccCATTTTCTATGTGTCTGTGGGTATACTTTCTATACCTACCTAAACACGTAGAGGTATTTTTCCCAGAACTATTTGAGAGCAAGTTGTAGACATCATGCCCCTTgacccctaaatacttcagtgtatcTTATCCTAGGAATAAAAGGCACtcgctgttttgttttgttttccattctctttcttgtaatctctgtgcccaacgtgggacttgaactcacgaccccaagataaGAGTCCTGTGCTCTGCCAGCTCAGCCAGCCTGGCTCCCCAAAAGGCACTCTGTTCTATAACTGCTTTACAGTTaccaaattcaggaaatttaatgTTACACCATATTGTGCCAGTTTTCCCAATGTTGAtctttatggttattttttttccccttttcaccCAGAACCCAGTCTGAGATGATGTATTGCATCTGGTTGTGATGTTTTTGTCTCTCTTAATATGGAACACTGTCTTGGCCTTTCTTGGTTCTTCATGATGGTATTTTTGGAGAGTATAGGCAAATAATTTCACAGAATGTCCCTCAGATTTGAATTTACCTGATGTTTCCTCATAATTAAATCCAGGTTAAGCATTTTTGACAGAAAAACTACATAAGTGATCGTATGTCCTTCTCAGTACTTCCCATCAGGAAGCATATGATGTCTTGTCCTTTTGTTAGTGATATAAACTATGGCTAAGGGGATACCTGTCAGGTTTGTAATGGAGAGTTACTGGTTACCTCTTGGtactaatttcttttaatttttaaaaattttatttatttgagaaagagaaagagtccacaagcagggggaggggcagagggagaagcagactccctgctgagcgggaagccccacacggatcaatcccaggaccctggcatcgtgacctgagctgaaggcagacgtttgaccgactgagccacccagggtgccTCAActttttgtaattaataaatataaccTGTGGGCAGATACTGGGGTCCCATATGAATATCCTGTTTCTAATCAAACTAGAACAACAGTTTTAGCATCAATGGATGATTCTAGCCTGAATCAGTTATGATAGCTGCAAAAtggcataacatttttaaaacaagtttgaTTAATGACAGTTCTAGATCTTGAACTACCTGCTTAGTTAAAAGGatgtgctctttaaaaaaatagtgcttCTTAATGTTGTGTAGACACTTTTTTAAGAACACAGATCTTTATTTACAGTGCACTGAAGGATGCAATCACAACTCGTTATCAGCTGGATCCTAAATACATCACAAATATTCTggtaagatttttgtttttagtaaatgaGCTTTAGCAGAACGTTAGTGGGATAGAATGGTTTGGGTATGACTTTCAGTAGTGGTTAAATTGCATTTGAATAACAGTTTAAACCCTGGACGCTTAATAATTCAAATTTCCTGTTGTTTTCCTTCCATAGCCTTCGAAAACCTCAGTTTTACCCTTAAGGAAAGTGTTGTTTCTCTGGttgaaaaatacttgaagaatgTGATGGAACTTTTTCAAGgc contains the following coding sequences:
- the EPCAM gene encoding epithelial cell adhesion molecule, with protein sequence MARSQVPAFGLLFAAATVAVAVAQKACVCENYKLTTNCSLNTYGQCECTSLGTQNSVICSKLATKCLVMKAEMTSSKSGRRVKPEGAFQNNDGLYDPDCDEKGLFKAKQCNGTATCWCVNTAGVRRTDKDAEITCTERVRTYWIIIELKHKTRETPYDMESLKTALKDAITTRYQLDPKYITNILYENDLITIDLMQNSSQKTQNDVDIADVAYYFEKDVKDESLFHSNRMDLRVNGEQLDLDPGRTAIYYVDEKPPEFSMQGLQAGIIAVIVVVTLAVIAGIVVLVISRKNRLAKYEKAEIKEMGEMHRELA